From Serinicoccus profundi, the proteins below share one genomic window:
- a CDS encoding AAA family ATPase, producing MRLHEITLRDVRGVTERTVRFPDRGVVVVEGPNEIGKSTLLEAFDRLLDLKATSKSARAQALQPIGRDVGPFVEAEFTLGGQRVRLAKQWLRGARTELDILGDRPEHLTGSAAQARLDQLVAGLDSTLWDALRLAQSGDGTLVPLMSSGVLQEALDAAADAHLHDGGGERVLELVEEEFLRYFTARTARPTGDYRLAIEAYHAAQADVAEAHRRLVEAEELLARQERARQAAEHAHDQVGGREGALRGAEEAADAVAEIVTAHERAADRLREARTLARAAEQALRLRRERVDAVARLAAVVAEHEEQLAGLAGTGASVKAELAQAQESLVAAESAVEVAETTLEHARARREVGERRAELDELERAVASLRGLAAQVQRERRALPGSPVSEAQRRAVERLAQEVAVLEARHESASARVSVESLGAEVRLSSVEGDGPEVLTRDETRELAATDDLEVVVPGAVRVVVRSPDGARRRAELGTAREALTTALERLGCEDVRQVEEASARTAEATGRLQEAERDLSAMLAAHGITGRDQQEALSSGDIPPRLQERVDACRRRVAGLEDDLRRDPTSPVADLPGAAGQGGAAMHAGQQATSDLRADDSGRDDELVVTEAAACAAEAEQTAGERLRAAREARRAASSAWSTSRDRAREVMAALDRLHGQLESERERLAQDEADLLRERSDHTDDALSDDARRLGEELAVAEHAATEAEDALRTADVQGLTTRVREGQSALAAARRDHERARELLHTLTGQVELAASEGRQELYALAEAALDDAERRLAGLDRRARAVRHLRGALHEHRESAHRAYVRPFTAALERLGRQVYGPSFAVTIDEQLSVRARTLDGVTVPFEELSGGAKEQLGILARIAVAHLVDPAQGVPVVIDDALGYSDPQRLEQMGRIFADGAAGEDGDVQVILLTCTPDRYATIPGAHTVRLQAS from the coding sequence ATGAGGCTGCACGAGATCACGCTGCGCGACGTGCGCGGCGTCACCGAGCGCACGGTCCGCTTCCCGGACCGCGGCGTCGTCGTGGTCGAGGGGCCCAACGAGATCGGCAAGTCGACGTTGCTGGAGGCCTTCGACCGGCTGCTGGATCTCAAGGCGACGTCCAAGAGTGCCAGGGCGCAGGCTCTGCAGCCGATCGGGCGCGACGTCGGGCCCTTCGTCGAGGCCGAGTTCACCCTCGGCGGGCAGCGGGTGCGGCTGGCCAAGCAGTGGTTGCGCGGCGCCCGCACCGAGCTCGACATCCTCGGCGACCGGCCCGAGCACCTGACCGGGTCCGCGGCGCAGGCACGCCTCGACCAGCTCGTCGCTGGCCTCGACAGCACCCTGTGGGATGCACTGCGCCTGGCGCAGAGCGGCGACGGCACCCTCGTCCCGCTCATGTCCAGCGGCGTCCTGCAGGAGGCGCTCGACGCAGCGGCCGACGCCCACCTGCACGACGGCGGTGGTGAGCGCGTGCTGGAGCTCGTCGAGGAGGAGTTCCTGCGCTACTTCACCGCTCGCACGGCCCGACCCACCGGTGACTACCGTCTCGCCATCGAGGCCTACCACGCGGCCCAGGCGGACGTCGCCGAGGCGCACCGCCGACTCGTCGAGGCGGAGGAGCTGCTGGCGCGGCAGGAGCGCGCGCGCCAGGCTGCCGAGCACGCGCACGATCAGGTCGGTGGTCGGGAGGGCGCACTCCGGGGCGCCGAGGAGGCGGCGGACGCGGTCGCGGAGATCGTGACGGCCCACGAGCGGGCCGCCGACCGGCTCCGGGAGGCGCGCACGCTGGCCCGGGCGGCCGAGCAGGCCCTCCGGCTGCGACGGGAGCGTGTTGACGCCGTGGCGCGGCTGGCTGCGGTGGTGGCCGAGCACGAGGAGCAGCTGGCCGGCCTGGCGGGCACGGGGGCCTCGGTGAAGGCCGAGCTCGCGCAGGCCCAGGAATCCCTCGTCGCCGCCGAGTCGGCGGTGGAGGTGGCCGAGACGACCCTCGAGCACGCTCGCGCGCGGCGGGAGGTGGGCGAGCGGCGTGCGGAGCTCGACGAGCTCGAGCGCGCAGTGGCGAGCCTGCGTGGGCTGGCCGCGCAGGTGCAGCGGGAGAGGCGGGCTCTGCCGGGGTCGCCGGTGAGTGAGGCGCAACGGCGCGCGGTCGAACGGCTCGCCCAGGAGGTGGCCGTGCTGGAGGCCCGGCACGAGAGCGCCAGTGCGAGGGTGTCGGTCGAGTCCCTGGGGGCCGAGGTGCGCCTCAGCTCGGTGGAGGGCGACGGTCCTGAGGTGCTCACGCGCGACGAGACCCGTGAGCTGGCCGCGACCGACGACCTCGAGGTCGTCGTGCCGGGCGCCGTGCGTGTCGTCGTGCGCTCCCCCGACGGGGCGCGCCGGCGCGCCGAGCTCGGGACGGCGCGGGAGGCGCTGACGACCGCGCTGGAACGGCTGGGTTGCGAGGACGTGCGGCAGGTCGAGGAGGCCTCGGCACGGACTGCCGAGGCGACCGGGCGACTGCAGGAGGCCGAGCGCGACCTGAGTGCGATGCTGGCCGCTCACGGCATCACCGGGCGCGACCAGCAGGAGGCGCTCTCCTCCGGAGACATCCCGCCCCGGCTCCAGGAGCGCGTCGACGCCTGCCGTCGGCGGGTGGCAGGTCTCGAGGACGACCTGCGGCGTGATCCGACCTCGCCTGTGGCCGACCTCCCGGGAGCCGCAGGACAGGGGGGAGCGGCGATGCACGCGGGTCAGCAGGCGACCTCAGACCTTCGTGCCGACGACTCCGGCCGGGACGACGAGCTGGTCGTCACCGAGGCTGCCGCCTGCGCCGCGGAGGCTGAGCAGACCGCAGGGGAGCGGCTGCGCGCGGCGCGGGAGGCCCGCCGGGCCGCGTCGAGCGCGTGGTCCACGTCGCGAGACCGGGCCAGGGAGGTCATGGCAGCGTTGGACCGGCTGCACGGGCAGCTGGAGAGCGAGCGCGAGCGCCTGGCTCAGGACGAGGCCGACCTCCTCCGCGAGCGCTCGGACCACACCGACGACGCCCTGTCCGACGACGCCCGTCGCCTGGGCGAGGAGCTCGCGGTCGCCGAGCACGCAGCAACCGAGGCCGAAGACGCGCTGCGCACGGCCGACGTCCAGGGGCTCACCACCCGCGTGCGGGAGGGGCAGAGCGCCCTGGCCGCCGCACGCCGAGACCACGAGCGCGCCCGCGAGCTGCTGCATACCCTCACCGGGCAGGTCGAGCTCGCCGCGAGCGAAGGTCGCCAGGAGCTCTACGCCCTCGCCGAGGCGGCGCTGGATGACGCGGAGCGGCGCCTCGCCGGCCTGGACCGGCGGGCGCGAGCCGTGCGCCACCTGCGGGGAGCGCTCCACGAGCACCGCGAGTCGGCGCACCGCGCCTACGTCCGGCCGTTCACGGCGGCCCTGGAGCGGTTGGGCCGCCAGGTCTACGGCCCGTCCTTCGCCGTCACCATCGACGAGCAGCTGAGTGTGCGGGCCCGGACCCTCGACGGGGTGACCGTGCCCTTCGAGGAGCTCTCTGGCGGCGCCAAGGAGCAACTCGGCATCCTCGCGCGCATCGCGGTGGCCCACCTCGTCGACCCTGCTCAGGGGGTGCCGGTCGTCATCGACGACGCGCTGGGCTATTCCGACCCGCAGCGGCTAGAGCAGATGGGTCGGATCTTCGCCGACGGCGCGGCCGGCGAGGACGGTGACGTGCAGGTCATCCTGCTCACCTGCACCCCGGACCGCTACGCCACGATCCCCGGTGCCCACACCGTGCGGCTCCAGGCGTCCTGA
- a CDS encoding OsmC family protein, translating to MATHTYELELTWTGDRGTGTSGYRDYDRSVLARSAGRPELELSADRAFHGDRARWNPEVLLVAALSECHLLSFLHVAVTHGVTVVGYEDSPVGTMEQAGLGGHFTRVLLRPTVTVADAAHVDLVPQLHAEAAGACFIAASVNFPVAHEPTTRVAD from the coding sequence ATGGCCACGCACACCTACGAGCTGGAGCTCACCTGGACCGGCGACCGCGGCACGGGGACGTCCGGCTACCGCGACTACGACCGCAGCGTGCTCGCGCGCAGCGCCGGACGGCCCGAGCTGGAGCTGTCCGCCGACCGCGCCTTCCACGGCGACCGCGCACGCTGGAACCCCGAGGTGCTGCTCGTGGCCGCGTTGAGCGAGTGCCACCTGCTCTCCTTCCTCCACGTCGCCGTGACGCACGGCGTCACCGTCGTGGGCTACGAGGACAGCCCGGTCGGCACCATGGAGCAGGCCGGCCTCGGCGGCCACTTCACCCGGGTGCTGCTCCGTCCGACGGTGACGGTGGCGGACGCCGCGCACGTGGACCTCGTGCCGCAGCTGCACGCGGAGGCCGCGGGCGCCTGCTTCATCGCCGCGTCGGTGAACTTCCCCGTCGCCCACGAGCCCACCACCCGCGTCGCCGACTGA
- a CDS encoding SRPBCC family protein — translation MTEQTSISVTRTIDASAKDVFEVLSLPENHVAIDGSGFVQSVDHGDRITETGQKFTMNMTGDHMGGDYQTDNHVTGYDKDHLLAWQTAPAGTQPPGWEWVWELTPQGPDSTEVRLTYDWAKVTDQALLKKVSFPLVKESQLEDSLNNLAAASNS, via the coding sequence ATGACAGAGCAGACGAGCATCAGTGTCACCCGCACCATCGATGCGTCCGCGAAGGACGTCTTCGAGGTGTTGTCCCTCCCGGAGAACCACGTCGCGATCGACGGCTCGGGCTTCGTCCAGTCCGTCGACCACGGTGACCGGATCACCGAGACCGGCCAGAAGTTCACGATGAACATGACCGGCGACCACATGGGCGGCGACTACCAGACCGACAACCACGTCACCGGCTATGACAAGGACCACCTCCTCGCGTGGCAGACCGCCCCCGCGGGCACCCAGCCCCCCGGCTGGGAGTGGGTCTGGGAGCTCACCCCGCAGGGCCCCGACAGCACCGAGGTCCGGCTGACCTACGACTGGGCCAAGGTCACCGACCAGGCCCTGCTCAAGAAGGTCAGCTTCCCCCTGGTGAAGGAGTCCCAGCTGGAGGACAGCCTCAACAACCTCGCCGCGGCCAGCAACAGCTGA
- a CDS encoding HEAT repeat domain-containing protein produces the protein MDGSGRASGDTGGVEQHPVDSRGRPDLRTFHRSAEFYAQLHLEGVEEFDFHKRVEGQWGLIARGKDAVAHLVNLLHHPDPEARADGAAGLAQIGETDPAVQSTLIATLEHAATHEERDTLLQALGQMRSRAALPAIARLIRSDATDGDTQAMAIEALGKIARKGFDKRPGPRAAALEYLARSGA, from the coding sequence ATGGATGGCTCGGGGCGGGCAAGCGGTGACACCGGAGGCGTTGAGCAGCACCCCGTGGACAGCCGAGGACGGCCCGACCTGCGCACCTTCCACCGGTCAGCAGAGTTCTACGCGCAACTGCATCTCGAGGGCGTCGAGGAGTTCGACTTCCACAAGCGGGTGGAAGGCCAGTGGGGGCTCATCGCCCGGGGGAAGGATGCCGTCGCCCATCTGGTCAACCTGCTCCACCATCCGGACCCCGAAGCGCGCGCTGACGGCGCCGCCGGCCTGGCACAGATCGGTGAGACGGACCCCGCAGTCCAGTCCACCCTCATCGCCACCCTGGAACACGCAGCCACCCACGAGGAACGCGACACGCTGCTGCAAGCCCTGGGTCAGATGCGAAGTAGGGCCGCCCTTCCGGCCATCGCGAGGCTGATTCGTTCCGACGCCACAGACGGTGATACCCAGGCCATGGCCATCGAGGCTCTGGGCAAGATCGCGAGGAAGGGGTTCGACAAGCGCCCCGGTCCTCGTGCCGCAGCTCTGGAGTACCTCGCCCGCTCCGGCGCGTGA
- a CDS encoding SIS domain-containing protein, producing MSTYVHEEIESQPACWSRAAEIGSAGGPGLPQAGETVAVVGCGTSWFMAMAYAALRQVAGQGRTEAFTASEVPPHREFDRVVAITRSGTTTEVVRLLEAFEGTPRTVITAAPDGPALAAADEGVVLPFADERSVVQTRFATSTLALLRAHLGESLVEAARDASRALEVDLQPYLDADQVTFLGSGWTIGLAHEAALKTREAAQFWAESYPAMDYRHGPIAIAQPGRLVWSLGAGPDDLEGEVAATGATWVHHDLDPLAGLVVAQRLAVALAERRGLDADRPRHLTRAVVLDGV from the coding sequence ATGAGCACCTACGTGCACGAGGAGATCGAGAGCCAGCCCGCGTGCTGGTCCCGCGCGGCGGAGATCGGCAGCGCCGGAGGCCCTGGGCTCCCCCAGGCCGGCGAGACGGTCGCCGTCGTCGGCTGCGGGACGTCGTGGTTCATGGCCATGGCGTATGCCGCGCTCCGACAGGTCGCCGGCCAGGGCCGCACGGAGGCGTTCACCGCCTCCGAGGTACCGCCGCACCGTGAGTTCGACCGCGTCGTCGCCATCACCCGGTCGGGGACCACGACGGAGGTGGTGCGACTCCTGGAGGCCTTCGAGGGCACCCCGCGGACGGTCATCACCGCGGCACCCGACGGCCCCGCCCTGGCTGCGGCCGACGAGGGGGTCGTGCTGCCCTTCGCCGACGAACGCTCGGTGGTCCAGACCCGCTTCGCGACCTCGACCCTGGCTCTGCTCCGGGCCCACCTGGGCGAATCCCTCGTCGAGGCGGCTCGGGACGCGTCCCGCGCTCTCGAGGTGGACCTGCAGCCCTATCTCGACGCCGACCAGGTGACCTTCCTGGGGTCCGGGTGGACCATCGGGCTGGCGCACGAGGCGGCGCTGAAGACGCGGGAGGCCGCGCAGTTCTGGGCCGAGTCCTACCCGGCGATGGATTACCGCCACGGACCGATCGCCATCGCCCAGCCCGGACGCCTCGTGTGGTCGCTCGGGGCAGGTCCCGACGACCTGGAGGGCGAGGTGGCGGCGACCGGCGCGACCTGGGTGCACCACGACCTGGATCCGCTCGCCGGGCTCGTCGTCGCCCAACGCCTCGCCGTCGCGCTCGCCGAGCGTCGCGGGCTCGACGCCGACCGCCCCCGTCACCTCACCCGCGCCGTCGTCCTCGACGGGGTCTGA
- a CDS encoding Gfo/Idh/MocA family protein: protein MTTSLRIGLVLTTPDDTHEALAVDFLGAGIPVFVDKPLAITTAGCDRVLQAAHDSGTPVYVGHNMRHMPVITAMRDLIHQGAIGEVKAVWCRHFVGHGGDFSFKDWHADRRRTTSLLLQKGAHDIDVIHWLAGGYTARTSALGTLAVYGDITDRGGQGDATMMEWFDPSRWPPHTLTGLNDTVDVEDISMMTMELDNGVLASYQQCHFSPDYWRNYTVIGTHGRLENFGDSAGAQIKAWNSRRSGYRDDADLTVTVPEETGGHGGADPRLLAEFVQHVTTGAPTLTSPLAARQAVAAGCAATESLRDGGRPVVVPPVPAGLGEPLAWSGLGQQVAR, encoded by the coding sequence ATGACGACATCACTTCGGATCGGCCTGGTGCTCACGACCCCGGACGACACGCACGAGGCGCTCGCGGTGGACTTCCTCGGGGCAGGCATACCCGTCTTCGTCGACAAGCCGCTGGCGATCACGACCGCCGGGTGCGACCGCGTCCTGCAGGCCGCCCACGACTCGGGCACGCCGGTCTACGTCGGCCACAACATGCGGCACATGCCGGTCATCACCGCGATGCGGGACCTCATCCACCAGGGCGCGATCGGTGAGGTGAAGGCCGTCTGGTGCCGCCACTTCGTCGGCCACGGCGGCGACTTCTCCTTCAAGGACTGGCACGCCGACCGTCGACGCACCACGAGCCTGCTGCTGCAGAAGGGGGCGCACGACATCGACGTCATCCACTGGCTGGCCGGGGGGTATACCGCTCGCACCAGCGCGCTCGGGACGCTGGCCGTCTACGGAGATATCACCGACCGCGGCGGCCAGGGGGACGCCACGATGATGGAGTGGTTCGACCCGAGCCGGTGGCCGCCGCACACCCTGACCGGGCTCAACGACACGGTCGACGTCGAGGACATCTCGATGATGACGATGGAGCTCGACAACGGGGTGCTGGCCTCCTACCAGCAGTGCCACTTCAGCCCCGACTACTGGCGCAACTACACCGTCATCGGCACCCACGGCCGGCTGGAGAACTTCGGCGACTCCGCCGGCGCCCAGATCAAGGCGTGGAACTCGCGTCGCAGCGGCTACCGGGACGACGCCGACCTCACCGTGACGGTGCCGGAGGAGACAGGCGGGCACGGTGGTGCCGACCCCCGGCTGCTCGCGGAGTTCGTCCAGCACGTCACCACCGGGGCCCCGACCCTGACCTCACCGCTCGCCGCCCGCCAGGCCGTGGCGGCCGGATGTGCCGCCACTGAGTCGCTGCGCGACGGCGGACGACCGGTCGTGGTCCCGCCGGTCCCCGCCGGCCTCGGCGAGCCGCTCGCCTGGTCCGGCCTGGGACAGCAGGTGGCCCGATGA
- a CDS encoding DeoR/GlpR family DNA-binding transcription regulator produces the protein MSRHQRLNEILAMLSTEGRLDVEQAAEALGVSTATVRRDFDHLAQQQLITRTHGGAVSTSSSYDLPLQYKIARQAKEKQRIAAMAAAMVRPGDTVALNGGTTTNEVARAIASRADLAQGGTPAVTVVTNALNIATELAVRPHVKIVVIGGTVRPQSYEVFGPLAMPLIGQLNVDIAFLGVDAVSARHGASAHNEGEASTNRALAAQASKVVVVADATKVGQRAFARICGADEVDTLVTDAAPQEQELRGFEEGGVEVAVAG, from the coding sequence ATGTCCCGGCACCAGCGCCTGAACGAGATCCTCGCGATGCTCTCGACCGAGGGCCGCCTCGACGTGGAGCAGGCCGCCGAGGCGCTCGGCGTCTCCACCGCGACGGTGCGCCGCGACTTCGACCACCTGGCCCAGCAGCAGCTCATCACCCGGACGCACGGCGGAGCGGTGTCCACGAGCAGCTCCTACGACCTGCCGCTGCAGTACAAGATCGCCCGTCAGGCCAAGGAGAAGCAGCGCATCGCGGCGATGGCGGCGGCCATGGTGCGGCCGGGTGACACCGTGGCGCTCAACGGTGGCACGACGACCAACGAGGTGGCGCGGGCCATCGCCAGCCGCGCCGACCTGGCGCAGGGCGGCACACCGGCGGTGACGGTCGTCACCAACGCCCTCAACATCGCCACCGAGCTGGCCGTCCGGCCGCACGTCAAGATCGTCGTCATCGGCGGGACGGTGCGCCCGCAGTCCTACGAGGTCTTCGGCCCGCTCGCCATGCCCCTCATCGGCCAGCTCAACGTCGACATCGCCTTCCTCGGGGTCGACGCGGTCAGCGCCCGGCACGGCGCGTCCGCCCACAACGAGGGGGAGGCCAGCACCAACCGCGCCCTGGCGGCCCAGGCCTCGAAGGTCGTCGTCGTGGCGGACGCCACCAAGGTCGGGCAGCGGGCGTTCGCCCGCATCTGCGGCGCCGATGAGGTCGACACCCTCGTGACCGACGCCGCACCGCAGGAGCAGGAGCTGCGCGGCTTCGAGGAGGGCGGGGTCGAGGTCGCCGTCGCTGGCTGA
- a CDS encoding ABC transporter ATP-binding protein has translation MSHAHRTGTLGALIAVDLVTSSCSFDDAGESTGLQGVTKHYPVHRPLPLGPRRVVQALDGVDLSVRRGETLGVIGESGCGKSTLARVMTGLERPTEGQVIFRGHDLASASRSERREMARHIQLIFQDPFSALDPRQTVGQIVAEPLVIHRDLVPRAQHERRVKELLELVGLRPEHAQRYPHEFSGGQQQRIGIARGIALNPSLLVCDEPVSALDVSVRAQVVNLLKDLQAELGLSYVFVAHDLQVVRHIADRVATMYLGRVVELGDCEPVYTRTAHPYTRSLLAAAPELRYGGEQRSAPLVEGDPPSPIDPPSGCRFRTRCPLAVEACQETPPPHEISSGHTAACHFADSVSTRSAGELRVIS, from the coding sequence ATGTCCCACGCACACCGCACCGGCACGTTGGGTGCCCTGATCGCCGTCGATCTGGTCACCAGCTCCTGCTCGTTCGACGACGCCGGCGAGAGCACCGGGCTGCAGGGCGTGACCAAGCACTACCCCGTGCACCGCCCGCTGCCCCTCGGGCCACGACGGGTCGTCCAGGCCCTGGACGGGGTCGATCTGTCGGTCCGGCGTGGCGAGACCCTCGGGGTCATCGGCGAGTCCGGATGCGGCAAGTCGACGCTGGCCCGGGTGATGACCGGGCTGGAGCGGCCCACCGAGGGCCAGGTGATCTTCCGCGGCCACGACCTGGCGTCGGCCTCCCGCTCCGAGCGACGGGAGATGGCGCGACACATCCAGCTGATCTTCCAGGACCCGTTCAGCGCGCTGGACCCGCGCCAGACCGTCGGCCAGATCGTCGCCGAGCCCCTGGTCATCCACCGCGACCTCGTGCCCCGCGCCCAGCACGAGCGCCGGGTCAAGGAGCTGCTCGAGCTGGTCGGCCTGCGGCCCGAGCACGCGCAGCGCTACCCGCACGAGTTCTCCGGCGGGCAGCAGCAGCGCATCGGCATCGCCCGGGGCATCGCCCTCAACCCGAGCCTGCTCGTCTGCGACGAGCCCGTCTCGGCGCTCGACGTCTCGGTCCGCGCCCAGGTGGTGAACCTGCTCAAGGACCTCCAGGCCGAGCTGGGGCTGAGCTACGTCTTCGTCGCGCACGACCTCCAGGTGGTCCGGCACATCGCCGACCGGGTCGCCACGATGTACCTCGGGCGGGTGGTCGAGCTCGGTGACTGCGAGCCGGTCTACACCCGCACCGCGCACCCCTACACCCGGTCGCTGCTCGCGGCCGCCCCCGAGCTGAGGTATGGCGGGGAGCAGCGGTCCGCGCCCCTCGTCGAGGGGGACCCGCCCTCCCCCATCGACCCACCCTCGGGCTGCCGCTTCCGCACCCGGTGCCCGTTGGCCGTCGAGGCCTGCCAGGAGACCCCGCCCCCGCACGAGATCTCCTCGGGGCATACCGCCGCCTGTCACTTCGCCGACTCAGTGAGCACCCGGTCCGCCGGCGAGCTCCGGGTGATCTCGTGA
- a CDS encoding UBP-type zinc finger domain-containing protein has product MSTEAIDPTVPPSGTGCVECLEGGGWWVHLRRCAACGHVGCCDSSPAQHATEHSTSAGHPVVQSFEPGEDWFWDYEKATGVLGPQLAAPTSRPEDQPVPGPAGSVPPNWRSQLH; this is encoded by the coding sequence ATGAGCACCGAAGCGATCGATCCGACCGTCCCGCCGAGCGGCACCGGCTGCGTGGAGTGCCTCGAGGGCGGCGGATGGTGGGTGCACCTGCGCCGCTGCGCCGCCTGCGGCCACGTCGGGTGCTGCGACAGCTCCCCGGCCCAGCACGCGACCGAGCACTCCACGAGCGCCGGGCACCCGGTCGTGCAGAGCTTCGAGCCGGGGGAGGACTGGTTCTGGGACTACGAGAAGGCCACCGGGGTGCTGGGGCCGCAGCTCGCCGCCCCGACGAGCCGCCCGGAGGACCAGCCGGTGCCGGGCCCGGCCGGGTCGGTGCCCCCGAACTGGCGCTCCCAGCTGCACTGA
- a CDS encoding MFS transporter → MTDAAPAPDTTAVQSRTVLTLMGSQTLGGIGVASGIAVGAIVAADVSGRDALSGLATTTQVLGGALFTIPVAALMGRHGRRLGLATAYLIGGVGAALAIAATTLGAFWLLLVGTTLFGASTTANSQARYAATDLAVPERRGRQLSWVVWATTIGSVLGPNMVGPGRAVAEVLGLPPLAGAWVFSFLGFVLAAVLLHVALRPDPLLTARRLAGVDTDVPAGRQGNVADGLRLIRATPTALWGTAVVTVGHVVMVSVMVMTPLHMRHGQAEIELIGLVISLHILGMYGLAPVTGQLTDRLGPRPVALLGVGLLVLACALAALSHDGFSGGLTVALFLLGLGWSCTFVAGSGTVAGSVPVGQRASVQGAADLVMGLTAALGGALAGVVMDVFGYAVLCAVAALAAVTLAAYTLLREDHERRPVGV, encoded by the coding sequence ATGACGGATGCCGCCCCCGCGCCCGACACCACCGCGGTGCAGTCGCGCACCGTCCTGACCCTCATGGGCAGCCAGACCCTCGGCGGGATCGGGGTGGCCAGCGGCATCGCCGTGGGCGCCATCGTCGCCGCCGACGTGAGCGGACGCGACGCGCTCTCGGGTCTCGCGACGACCACGCAGGTGCTGGGCGGGGCGCTGTTCACCATCCCGGTCGCCGCGCTCATGGGCCGCCATGGTCGTCGCCTCGGGCTCGCGACGGCCTACCTCATCGGTGGCGTCGGCGCCGCGCTCGCGATCGCCGCCACGACCCTCGGTGCCTTCTGGCTGCTGCTCGTCGGCACCACGCTGTTCGGGGCCTCGACCACCGCCAACAGCCAGGCGAGGTATGCCGCGACCGACCTCGCCGTGCCCGAGCGCCGCGGGCGGCAGCTGAGCTGGGTGGTGTGGGCCACGACCATCGGGTCGGTCCTCGGGCCCAACATGGTCGGCCCGGGCAGGGCGGTGGCGGAGGTGCTGGGGCTGCCACCGCTCGCAGGGGCGTGGGTCTTCTCCTTCCTCGGGTTCGTCCTCGCGGCCGTGCTGCTGCACGTGGCGCTGCGGCCCGACCCCTTGCTCACCGCCCGCCGACTCGCCGGCGTGGACACCGACGTGCCCGCCGGTCGGCAGGGCAACGTCGCCGACGGCCTGCGCCTCATCCGAGCCACCCCGACGGCACTCTGGGGCACCGCCGTGGTCACGGTCGGGCACGTCGTCATGGTCTCCGTCATGGTCATGACACCGCTGCACATGCGGCACGGGCAGGCCGAGATCGAGCTCATCGGGCTGGTCATCAGCCTGCACATCCTCGGGATGTACGGCCTGGCGCCCGTCACCGGTCAGCTCACAGACCGACTGGGGCCGCGCCCCGTCGCGCTCCTCGGGGTCGGACTCCTCGTGCTGGCCTGCGCGCTGGCCGCCCTCAGTCACGACGGCTTCTCCGGCGGCCTCACGGTGGCGCTCTTCCTCCTCGGGCTGGGCTGGTCGTGCACCTTCGTCGCGGGCTCGGGGACCGTGGCGGGCTCGGTGCCGGTCGGCCAGCGGGCCTCCGTGCAGGGCGCTGCGGACCTGGTCATGGGCCTGACCGCGGCCCTCGGGGGCGCGCTCGCCGGGGTGGTCATGGACGTCTTCGGGTATGCCGTGCTGTGCGCGGTCGCGGCCCTCGCCGCGGTGACGCTCGCGGCATACACCCTGCTGCGGGAGGACCACGAACGACGCCCCGTCGGGGTGTAG